From the genome of Acidimicrobiia bacterium, one region includes:
- a CDS encoding M50 family metallopeptidase has product MKDPFEDTGVDVTRRGATATLLVVLVGLAVLFVARPSARYTMAIIVGIVAMVVLHEAGHYLVAKRAGMKVTEFFVGFGPRLWSFRRGETEYGVKAVLLGGYVRVIGMTNLEEVDPADEPRTFRRASYRDRLALTVAGVTVNILLALLLFFVVIAGQGRLPVGPNTTVSAVVAHSAASSAGIRGGDRIVAVDGAPTRDWNALKRAIEAHGGVSTTFTVDRGHQLVTLRATPGRQAGKGFLGVGPGEQYRAVGVLGAVPESFRSVGDLTVGTAKAVGRLVSPSGVARYSKNFTTSTPATSGSAANDRPVSIIGIVDQGSRLVNGNVWALLWLLGGISLILALFNLLPVLPFDGGHAAVVVYEWAASKVQRREVRVDFRKLMPVTAVVLVALLTLSLSAAFLDVRQAFGS; this is encoded by the coding sequence GTGAAGGACCCCTTCGAGGACACCGGCGTCGACGTCACCCGCCGCGGCGCCACGGCCACGCTGCTGGTCGTGCTCGTCGGTCTGGCCGTGCTCTTCGTGGCCCGGCCGTCGGCGCGCTACACGATGGCGATCATCGTCGGCATCGTGGCGATGGTCGTGCTCCACGAGGCCGGGCACTACCTCGTCGCCAAGCGCGCCGGCATGAAGGTCACGGAGTTCTTCGTCGGCTTCGGCCCGCGCCTGTGGTCGTTCCGCCGCGGCGAGACCGAGTACGGCGTGAAGGCGGTCCTGCTCGGCGGCTACGTGCGCGTCATCGGCATGACGAACCTCGAGGAGGTGGACCCCGCCGACGAGCCGCGCACGTTCCGGCGGGCCTCCTACCGCGACCGGCTCGCCCTCACCGTCGCCGGCGTGACCGTCAACATCCTGCTCGCGCTGCTCCTGTTCTTCGTGGTCATCGCCGGGCAGGGCCGGCTGCCGGTGGGACCGAACACCACCGTGTCGGCCGTCGTGGCGCACAGCGCGGCGTCGAGCGCCGGCATCCGCGGCGGGGACCGCATCGTTGCCGTGGACGGCGCGCCCACGAGGGACTGGAACGCGCTGAAGCGCGCCATCGAGGCCCACGGCGGGGTCAGCACCACGTTCACGGTCGACCGGGGCCACCAGCTCGTGACGCTGCGCGCCACGCCGGGCCGCCAGGCCGGCAAGGGCTTCCTCGGGGTCGGACCCGGCGAGCAGTACCGGGCGGTCGGCGTCCTCGGCGCGGTGCCGGAGTCGTTCCGCTCCGTCGGCGACCTGACCGTCGGGACCGCGAAGGCGGTCGGTCGGCTCGTGTCCCCGTCCGGCGTCGCCCGCTACAGCAAGAACTTCACGACCAGCACCCCGGCGACGTCCGGCTCGGCCGCGAACGACCGCCCGGTCTCGATCATCGGGATCGTCGACCAGGGCAGCCGGCTCGTGAACGGGAACGTGTGGGCGCTGCTCTGGCTGCTCGGCGGGATCAGCCTCATCCTCGCCCTCTTCAACCTGCTGCCGGTGCTGCCCTTCGACGGCGGGCACGCCGCCGTCGTCGTGTACGAGTGGGCGGCCTCGAAGGTGCAGCGGCGCGAGGTGCGGGTCGACTTCCGCAAGCTCATGCCGGTGACCGCCGTCGTCCTCGTCGCGCTCCTCACGCTCAGCCTCTCGGCCGCGTTCCTCGAC
- the dxr gene encoding 1-deoxy-D-xylulose-5-phosphate reductoisomerase: MTRVAVLGSTGSVGTQALEVIRGRRDRYEVVALAAGRNVDLLAAQAAEFGVPPSRARSCADDPAALAALAADPDVDVVLNAVVGFAGLPATIGALEAGKRLALANKESLIAGGPVVRAARRRGGGEIVPVDSEHSALYQALRAGTRAEVRRLLLTASGGPFRGRTRSELEHVTVEDALKHPTWDMGAKITIDSSTLMNKGLEVIEAHELFDVDFDRIDVVVHPQSVVHGMVEFTDGAVVAQLSMPDMRLPIGLALGAPDRLDEPFGAVDWATLGSLTFEPPDVDAFPALALAYAAGRAGGGAPAALSAANEVAVAAFLDRRIPWLAIAEVLAAALEPAAGNVADVADVLAVDRAARARAEHVVERIEESHVAHGTRSPAA; the protein is encoded by the coding sequence ATGACGCGCGTCGCGGTGCTGGGGTCGACCGGCTCGGTCGGCACCCAGGCCCTCGAGGTCATCCGCGGCCGCCGGGACCGGTACGAGGTCGTCGCCCTCGCCGCCGGCCGCAACGTCGACCTGCTGGCGGCCCAGGCGGCCGAGTTCGGGGTGCCGCCGTCCCGGGCCCGGTCCTGCGCCGACGACCCGGCCGCGCTCGCCGCGCTCGCCGCCGACCCCGACGTGGACGTGGTCCTGAACGCGGTGGTCGGGTTCGCGGGCCTGCCCGCCACCATCGGCGCCCTCGAGGCGGGGAAGCGGCTGGCGCTCGCCAACAAGGAGAGCCTCATCGCCGGGGGCCCGGTCGTGCGCGCGGCCCGTCGGCGCGGCGGCGGCGAGATCGTCCCGGTCGACTCGGAGCACTCCGCCCTCTACCAGGCGCTGCGGGCCGGCACCCGCGCCGAGGTCCGGCGCCTGCTGCTCACCGCCAGCGGCGGCCCGTTCCGGGGCCGGACCCGATCCGAGCTCGAGCACGTCACCGTGGAGGACGCGCTGAAGCACCCGACGTGGGACATGGGCGCCAAGATCACGATCGACTCCTCGACGCTCATGAACAAGGGCCTCGAGGTGATCGAGGCCCACGAGCTCTTCGACGTCGACTTCGACCGCATCGACGTCGTCGTGCACCCCCAGTCGGTCGTGCACGGGATGGTCGAGTTCACCGACGGCGCCGTCGTCGCCCAGCTGTCGATGCCCGACATGCGCCTGCCGATCGGGCTGGCCCTCGGCGCCCCCGACCGCCTCGACGAGCCCTTCGGGGCCGTGGACTGGGCCACCCTCGGGTCGCTCACCTTCGAGCCCCCCGACGTCGACGCGTTCCCCGCCCTCGCCCTCGCCTACGCCGCCGGCCGGGCCGGCGGCGGCGCCCCCGCGGCCCTGAGCGCGGCCAACGAGGTCGCGGTGGCGGCGTTCCTCGACCGGCGCATCCCCTGGCTCGCCATCGCCGAGGTCCTGGCCGCCGCCCTCGAGCCGGCGGCCGGGAACGTCGCCGACGTCGCCGACGTTCTTGCCGTGGACCGGGCCGCGCGCGCCCGGGCCGAGCACGTCGTCGAGCGGATCGAGGAGTCGCACGTGGCCCACGGGACGAGGAGCCCCGCGGCGTGA
- the frr gene encoding ribosome recycling factor: protein MRELVIEEGREKMRKAVEHLKGEFGAVRTGRATPTLVDKLKVDYYGTETALQQLAGFSVPEPRVLVISPYDKSSMKAIERAIQGSDLGITPSNDGVVIRLVFPELTQDRRRELVKVVKHRAEEARVAVRNVRRQARHDLEGLARDGDLSENDLKRAEDALEKHTKAVVAEVDQLLAKKEQELLEV from the coding sequence ATGCGCGAGCTCGTGATCGAGGAGGGTCGCGAGAAGATGCGCAAGGCGGTCGAGCACCTGAAGGGCGAGTTCGGCGCCGTGCGCACCGGCCGGGCCACCCCGACGCTCGTCGACAAGCTGAAGGTCGACTACTACGGGACCGAGACCGCGCTCCAGCAGCTGGCCGGCTTCAGCGTCCCCGAGCCTCGGGTCCTCGTGATCAGCCCCTACGACAAGTCGTCGATGAAGGCGATCGAGCGCGCCATCCAGGGCAGCGACCTCGGGATCACCCCGAGCAACGACGGCGTCGTCATCCGCCTCGTCTTCCCCGAGCTCACCCAGGACCGGCGCCGCGAGCTGGTGAAGGTGGTGAAGCACCGGGCCGAGGAGGCCCGGGTGGCGGTGCGGAACGTCCGCCGGCAGGCCCGCCACGACCTCGAGGGCCTGGCCCGGGACGGGGACCTGTCCGAGAACGACCTGAAGCGGGCCGAGGACGCCCTCGAGAAGCACACGAAGGCCGTCGTCGCCGAGGTGGACCAGCTCCTGGCCAAGAAGGAGCAGGAGCTCCTCGAGGTCTGA
- a CDS encoding phosphatidate cytidylyltransferase: MSDWRDDELEEDWGQRPSGEGVRVHGPDPSPPRRPGGRFSLPGDDASWSAGDEPGEGETGGSSRLPHWTDPPTGEVPRALGGDNADDDFETWSSLTGPGRPRFRTDSSSDWNVGDFAEGELHDDSTMIGALAEDDEQAWGPPARGRQRRGRPQRGARRDETGGLEGPPTGERTQRFDQAPDGDLSTRVVTGVIMAVIALAAFAAGRPVAVFLVMVVVGVCAFELLESFRRAGYHPATVMALLASVLIVPLAYNKGVEAYPLVSVLVITFTLLWYLFEVVRQRPSVNVGLTLLVFGYVGILGGFAGLLLQSDPGGTGLLGGVIICAVGADVVGYFAGRNFGTTPLLPRISPHKTVEGLVAGGVAAVILGAFVGGVLHPWADKGVGAGLALGLIVAVTAPLGDLVESMFKRDLAVKDLGGFLPGHGGFLDRFDALLFALPASYYLAYYLFTH, translated from the coding sequence GTGTCCGACTGGCGGGACGACGAACTCGAGGAGGACTGGGGCCAGCGGCCCTCGGGGGAGGGCGTCCGGGTCCACGGGCCCGACCCGAGCCCGCCCCGCCGGCCCGGGGGCCGGTTCTCGCTGCCCGGCGACGACGCCAGCTGGTCCGCGGGCGACGAGCCCGGCGAGGGCGAGACCGGCGGCTCGTCGCGGCTGCCGCACTGGACCGACCCGCCCACCGGCGAGGTGCCCCGGGCCCTCGGCGGCGACAACGCCGACGACGACTTCGAGACCTGGTCCTCGCTGACCGGTCCGGGCCGGCCCCGGTTCCGCACCGACAGCAGCAGCGACTGGAACGTGGGCGACTTCGCCGAGGGCGAGCTCCACGACGACAGCACGATGATCGGCGCCCTCGCCGAGGACGACGAGCAGGCGTGGGGCCCGCCGGCCCGCGGCCGCCAGCGCCGCGGCCGGCCCCAGCGCGGGGCCCGCCGCGACGAGACCGGCGGCCTCGAGGGGCCCCCGACCGGCGAGCGGACCCAGCGCTTCGACCAGGCCCCCGACGGCGACCTCTCGACCCGGGTCGTCACCGGCGTGATCATGGCCGTCATCGCCCTCGCCGCGTTCGCGGCGGGGCGGCCGGTGGCGGTCTTCCTCGTCATGGTCGTCGTGGGCGTGTGCGCCTTCGAGCTCCTCGAGTCGTTCCGGCGCGCCGGCTACCACCCGGCGACGGTCATGGCGCTCCTCGCCTCGGTCCTCATCGTCCCGCTCGCGTACAACAAGGGCGTCGAGGCCTACCCGCTGGTGTCGGTGCTCGTCATCACCTTCACGCTGCTCTGGTACCTCTTCGAGGTCGTCCGGCAGCGCCCGAGCGTCAACGTCGGGCTCACGCTGCTCGTGTTCGGGTACGTCGGGATCCTCGGCGGCTTCGCGGGGCTGCTCCTCCAGTCCGACCCCGGCGGCACCGGCCTGCTCGGCGGCGTGATCATCTGCGCCGTCGGCGCCGACGTCGTCGGCTACTTCGCGGGCCGGAACTTCGGGACCACGCCGCTGCTGCCGCGCATCTCGCCCCACAAGACCGTCGAGGGCCTCGTCGCCGGCGGCGTCGCGGCGGTGATCCTCGGCGCCTTCGTCGGCGGGGTGCTCCACCCCTGGGCCGACAAGGGGGTCGGCGCCGGCCTGGCGCTCGGGCTGATCGTCGCCGTCACCGCGCCCCTCGGCGACCTCGTCGAGTCGATGTTCAAGCGCGACCTGGCGGTGAAGGACCTCGGCGGGTTCCTCCCCGGCCACGGCGGCTTCCTCGACCGCTTCGACGCCCTGCTCTTCGCCCTCCCTGCCTCCTACTACCTGGCGTACTACCTGTTCACGCACTGA